From Camelina sativa cultivar DH55 chromosome 20, Cs, whole genome shotgun sequence, the proteins below share one genomic window:
- the LOC104772391 gene encoding protein LIGHT-DEPENDENT SHORT HYPOCOTYLS 5-like: MNLLKIKLAIHLFSQQKLIPDCRNKDSKRHQQLGLNWNTFLQYRLRNHKPPLNLSRCSGGHVLEFLKYLDQFGKTKVHAVSCPFFGQPNPPAQCTCPLKQARGSLDALIGRLRAAFEEIGGGLPDSNPFAAKAVRIYLKEVRQTQAQARGIPYDKKKRKRPHTTATATPTAGTHEDDAGGSSDATLVV, translated from the coding sequence TTGTTAAAAATAAAGCTTGCCATCCACCTATTCAGTCAACAAAAACTAATACCAGATTGTAGAAACAAAGATAGCAAAAGGCACCAACAACTTGGGCTAAACTGGAACACTTTCCTTCAGTATCGTCTAAGGAACCACAAGCCACCTCTGAATCTATCTCGTTGCAGTGGCGGGCACGTCCTTGAGTTCCTTAAGTACCTTGACCAGTTCGGCAAGACCAAAGTCCACGCTGTTTCTTGTCCTTTCTTCGGACAACCTAACCCACCGGCCCAGTGCACTTGTCCTCTCAAGCAAGCTAGAGGAAGCCTCGACGCTCTCATCGGCCGTCTAAGGGCTGCTTTCGAGGAAATCGGCGGTGGTCTTCCCGATTCAAACCCTTTCGCTGCCAAGGCCGTTAGGATCTATCTTAAGGAAGTCCGTCAAACTCAGGCTCAGGCTCGAGGGATCCCTTACGACAAGAAGAAACGAAAACGTCCTCATACCACAGCCACGGCTACTCCAACCGCCGGTACTCATGAAGACGACGCCGGAGGAAGTAGTGATGCTACCTTGGTCGTATAG